From Methanococcus maripaludis, one genomic window encodes:
- the pdxS gene encoding pyridoxal 5'-phosphate synthase lyase subunit PdxS: MKKLGTDLLKRGFAKMVKHGVVMDVTNVEQAQIAEDAGAAAVMALERVPADIRVQGGVARMSDPEMILEIKDAVSIPVMAKARIGHFVEAQVLESIGVDMVDESEVLTPADEVNHIDKRAFTAPFVCGARNLGEALRRIDEGAAMIRTKGEAGTGNVVEAVKHMRAVNEGIARVVGYKEMGLEAELIQMARNELKVPMELISEVAELKRLPVVNFAAGGIATPADAALMMQMGCDGVFVGSGIFKSGNPATRAKAIVEATYNFDKPDVIGEVSKNLGEAMVGINIDEIPEEKLLAKRGI, translated from the coding sequence ATGAAAAAATTAGGAACAGACCTTTTAAAACGAGGATTTGCTAAAATGGTAAAACACGGGGTTGTAATGGATGTTACAAACGTGGAACAGGCACAGATTGCAGAAGACGCGGGAGCTGCTGCGGTAATGGCTTTGGAAAGAGTTCCTGCCGATATCAGAGTACAGGGCGGCGTTGCAAGAATGTCTGACCCAGAAATGATTTTAGAAATTAAAGACGCAGTATCAATTCCAGTAATGGCAAAAGCAAGAATTGGACACTTTGTAGAAGCTCAGGTGTTGGAATCAATCGGTGTTGACATGGTTGACGAGAGCGAAGTTTTAACCCCTGCTGATGAAGTAAATCACATCGACAAAAGAGCATTCACAGCACCATTTGTTTGCGGTGCAAGAAACTTGGGCGAAGCTTTAAGAAGAATTGATGAAGGGGCAGCAATGATCAGAACTAAAGGGGAAGCTGGAACTGGAAACGTTGTTGAAGCTGTAAAACACATGAGGGCAGTTAACGAAGGAATTGCAAGGGTTGTGGGATACAAAGAAATGGGCCTCGAAGCAGAATTAATCCAAATGGCAAGAAACGAATTAAAAGTTCCAATGGAACTTATTTCAGAAGTTGCAGAACTTAAAAGACTTCCAGTTGTAAACTTTGCTGCGGGTGGAATTGCAACACCTGCTGATGCTGCTTTAATGATGCAGATGGGCTGTGATGGGGTATTTGTTGGATCAGGAATTTTCAAATCCGGAAACCCTGCAACAAGGGCAAAAGCAATTGTTGAAGCAACCTACAACTTTGATAAGCCAGATGTAATCGGAGAAGTAAGCAAAAACTTAGGGGAAGCAATGGTTGGAATAAACATCGATGAAATTCCAGAAGAAAAGCTCCTCGCAAAAAGAGGAATCTAA
- a CDS encoding HPP family protein, with protein MENLENALGKYHEIKLKHVIPPINTMPVVCCNDPIIKVMEILRSRHHVWVINCEEEGSLLGVIKYLSVIDFLLPPDKHNLYIGSTRSALKSVIGGAKTAKEVMEKNALAINHNATVLEALIKMKRYGIQILAVLDDDERLIGEISLKILINKFLSLCLAQ; from the coding sequence ATGGAAAATCTTGAAAATGCACTTGGGAAGTATCATGAGATTAAATTAAAACATGTAATACCTCCAATAAACACGATGCCGGTTGTTTGCTGTAATGACCCAATTATTAAAGTTATGGAAATATTAAGATCAAGACATCACGTTTGGGTTATAAATTGCGAAGAAGAAGGCAGTTTACTTGGAGTAATCAAATATTTAAGCGTCATAGACTTTTTATTACCTCCGGATAAGCATAATTTATACATCGGAAGTACTCGTTCTGCACTAAAATCCGTAATCGGTGGTGCAAAAACTGCAAAAGAAGTTATGGAAAAAAATGCACTTGCAATTAATCACAACGCAACAGTACTCGAAGCCCTGATAAAGATGAAACGATATGGAATTCAGATTTTAGCGGTGCTCGATGATGATGAAAGATTAATTGGTGAAATAAGTTTAAAAATACTAATTAACAAATTT
- a CDS encoding 4Fe-4S binding protein yields MSYDDEEFNKIFTKGKFLKNIIFNLFKPHKNPEFLGETKSPELEECICCGLCVDVCPTNAISVFKFRDTICEHCGACLNACPVEAIEKNRFSVDPEKCIKCGYCSIVCTIPILKNEMPVSKVPEVTKECNNCKLCIQKCPKKAISFENGKILINPEKCNLCLKCVEFCPLNALLSPEDALKSKIIKVDLNSCIFCKDCEEVCPVRK; encoded by the coding sequence ATGTCTTACGACGACGAAGAGTTTAACAAAATTTTTACAAAAGGAAAATTTTTGAAAAATATTATTTTTAATTTATTTAAACCACATAAAAATCCAGAATTTCTCGGAGAAACTAAAAGCCCGGAACTTGAAGAATGCATCTGTTGTGGATTGTGTGTTGATGTATGCCCAACTAATGCAATATCTGTTTTTAAATTTAGGGATACAATTTGTGAACACTGTGGAGCATGTTTGAATGCATGTCCTGTTGAAGCAATTGAAAAAAATAGGTTTTCAGTAGATCCTGAAAAATGTATAAAATGCGGGTACTGCTCAATAGTTTGTACAATTCCTATTTTAAAAAATGAAATGCCAGTTTCGAAAGTTCCAGAAGTTACAAAGGAATGCAATAACTGCAAACTCTGTATTCAAAAATGCCCTAAAAAGGCAATTTCTTTTGAGAATGGTAAAATATTGATAAATCCTGAAAAGTGCAATTTATGCTTAAAATGCGTTGAATTCTGCCCTCTAAATGCATTATTATCTCCAGAAGATGCATTAAAATCTAAAATTATCAAAGTGGATTTAAATTCATGCATTTTTTGTAAGGACTGCGAAGAAGTATGTCCTGTTAGAAAATAA
- a CDS encoding ABC transporter substrate-binding protein gives MKKLNGILAILCIMAVLVFAGCTEQQASAVSEEEKIVTVYVAYGGLDLIAEEFEKDTGIKMEYVSLSSGEALSRLKAEQSNPSADVWLGGGIDAFISAQNDGLLEAYKSPNAKEIDPLFVEENGYWTGVSLVTIGILENTDLMSEKGLPEPETWDDLITEEYSGELIASNPTVSGTAYFTICGILQMYGEEEGWNYLDKFYQNTPFLTKRGSGPGNLVTAGEYAYGVAPDPHTTLIADSELPVKSVFLDNVIWWPSPVSIVSGAKHPENARIFVDWCLSKEGQEVLMQASPRVPVRGDIEVIEGVPNPEELDFIDMDFVYWGENRDRILDEWESRYREISTTE, from the coding sequence TTGAAAAAATTAAATGGCATACTCGCTATTTTATGCATTATGGCAGTTCTCGTATTTGCAGGATGTACTGAACAACAAGCTTCAGCAGTTTCTGAAGAAGAAAAGATTGTTACCGTATATGTTGCATACGGCGGACTTGATCTAATTGCAGAAGAATTTGAAAAAGATACTGGAATAAAAATGGAATACGTATCATTATCCTCTGGTGAGGCACTTTCCAGACTAAAGGCTGAACAAAGTAATCCTTCAGCAGATGTATGGCTTGGAGGGGGAATAGATGCATTTATAAGTGCACAAAACGATGGATTGCTCGAAGCATACAAATCTCCAAACGCAAAAGAGATTGATCCATTATTTGTTGAAGAAAATGGTTATTGGACAGGAGTTTCCCTCGTTACAATAGGAATTTTGGAAAATACTGATTTAATGTCGGAAAAAGGATTACCTGAGCCAGAAACTTGGGATGATTTAATAACTGAAGAATACAGTGGCGAATTAATCGCATCAAACCCGACTGTGTCGGGCACGGCATACTTTACAATATGTGGAATTCTTCAAATGTATGGTGAAGAAGAAGGTTGGAACTACCTTGATAAATTCTACCAAAACACCCCGTTCCTTACAAAAAGGGGAAGTGGACCAGGAAATTTAGTAACTGCTGGTGAATACGCTTATGGTGTAGCACCTGATCCACACACGACATTAATCGCAGATTCAGAATTACCTGTAAAATCTGTATTTTTAGATAACGTTATCTGGTGGCCTTCACCAGTTTCAATAGTAAGTGGTGCAAAACACCCTGAAAACGCAAGAATATTTGTTGATTGGTGTCTTTCAAAAGAAGGTCAGGAAGTGTTGATGCAGGCAAGCCCTCGTGTACCGGTGAGGGGAGATATTGAAGTTATTGAAGGAGTTCCAAACCCTGAAGAGCTCGACTTCATCGACATGGATTTCGTGTACTGGGGAGAAAACCGAGACAGAATTTTGGACGAATGGGAATCCAGATACCGGGAAATTTCAACTACTGAATAA
- a CDS encoding energy-coupling factor transporter transmembrane component T: MENGKIKIYIIFTLLLLILIIFNPFYGFLVSITVVVITKRFEVISKKWIFFSIYLVLFYYFVMGQNGLINAYRLLAYVFTIQWFINSVSIEALIKFISNYNRDLGIGPWMTFSTIEVAKREFETTKNAQLSRGLNKKGLINKYRSYYSIISPLIVKLYISALNRSRSLLSKCYD; this comes from the coding sequence ATGGAAAACGGTAAAATAAAGATATACATAATTTTTACCCTTTTATTACTCATTTTAATAATTTTCAATCCATTTTATGGTTTTTTAGTATCAATTACAGTTGTTGTAATAACTAAAAGATTTGAAGTAATATCAAAAAAATGGATTTTCTTTTCAATATATTTGGTGCTGTTTTATTACTTTGTAATGGGCCAAAATGGGTTAATTAACGCTTACAGATTGCTTGCTTATGTTTTTACAATACAGTGGTTTATCAATTCAGTTTCAATTGAAGCATTAATTAAATTTATTTCAAATTACAATCGAGACCTTGGAATTGGGCCTTGGATGACATTTTCAACGATCGAAGTTGCCAAAAGGGAGTTTGAAACTACAAAAAATGCCCAACTTTCAAGGGGCCTAAATAAAAAAGGTTTAATTAATAAATATCGATCTTACTACTCAATAATATCTCCTTTAATTGTAAAACTCTATATTTCTGCACTTAACAGGTCAAGATCCCTTCTGTCAAAATGCTACGATTAA
- a CDS encoding ABC transporter ATP-binding protein, which translates to MVLKLENVSKNFEKNTVLKDINFECAEELVSLVGSSGCGKTTCLRVIAGFEKPDQGRLFLNGEDITNIPPNKRNIGMVFQNYALFPHLTVFENIAYGLKLKNLGKCEISEKVKNSIDIINLGGYEKYSIEELSGGMQQRVAIARAMVIEPKAMLLDEPLSNLDAKLRIKMRKELKELQRNLGIPTIYVTHDQEEALALSDKVAVMNKGEIEQFGEPYSVYSSPKTEFVAKFIGVVNELPLSVIEELNIENHADKKYFVRPESLDLGNGKFQGKILDREFLGSITRYVIKHSDFLFTVQTNTPTDFKIGDEISFDIDKNSIILI; encoded by the coding sequence ATGGTTTTAAAACTTGAAAATGTTTCAAAAAACTTCGAAAAAAACACAGTTTTAAAAGATATTAATTTTGAGTGCGCTGAAGAACTGGTTTCTCTTGTTGGTTCCAGCGGGTGCGGAAAAACGACGTGTTTAAGGGTTATAGCGGGGTTCGAAAAACCTGATCAAGGCAGGCTTTTTTTGAATGGCGAGGATATAACAAATATTCCACCAAATAAACGGAATATTGGCATGGTATTTCAAAACTATGCATTGTTTCCCCATTTAACTGTTTTTGAAAATATCGCATATGGTTTAAAGCTAAAAAATCTTGGTAAATGTGAAATTTCTGAAAAAGTGAAAAATTCAATAGATATCATAAATTTAGGCGGGTATGAAAAATATTCCATTGAAGAATTGAGTGGGGGAATGCAGCAACGAGTTGCGATTGCAAGAGCAATGGTAATTGAACCAAAAGCAATGCTTTTAGACGAACCCTTAAGCAATTTAGATGCAAAACTTAGGATAAAAATGAGAAAAGAGCTTAAAGAATTACAAAGGAATTTGGGAATTCCAACGATTTATGTGACACATGACCAAGAAGAAGCACTTGCATTATCGGATAAAGTCGCAGTAATGAATAAAGGGGAAATCGAACAGTTTGGAGAACCTTATTCGGTTTATTCAAGCCCTAAAACAGAATTTGTCGCTAAATTTATTGGGGTCGTCAATGAACTCCCTCTTTCAGTTATCGAGGAATTAAATATTGAAAATCACGCTGATAAAAAGTATTTTGTGAGGCCAGAATCACTGGATCTTGGTAATGGAAAATTTCAGGGAAAAATTTTAGATCGTGAATTCTTAGGCAGTATTACACGATATGTTATAAAACACAGTGATTTTTTATTCACGGTTCAAACTAATACTCCAACAGATTTTAAAATAGGGGACGAAATTTCGTTTGATATTGATAAAAACAGCATAATTTTAATTTAA
- a CDS encoding protein-L-isoaspartate O-methyltransferase, with translation MPLNEIVGVIGNLISNGYIKKQSVIDALMTVPRHKFIPKSMEEYAYIDSPLGIGYGQTISAIHMVGIMCEELDLDVGQNVLEVGTGSGYHAAVVSEIVGESGNVTTIERIPELFEKSKQVLLELGYENVEVVLGDGTKGYLENSPYDRIYVTASGPDVPKALFEQLNDGGIILAPVGSHFQTLMRYKKIHGKIFEEKLLEVAFVPLIGENGF, from the coding sequence ATGCCTTTAAACGAAATTGTCGGGGTTATTGGAAACTTAATTTCAAACGGCTACATCAAAAAACAAAGCGTAATAGATGCATTAATGACCGTTCCAAGGCACAAATTTATTCCAAAAAGCATGGAAGAGTATGCATACATCGACAGTCCTCTGGGGATCGGATACGGCCAGACCATTTCTGCAATACATATGGTCGGGATAATGTGCGAAGAACTCGATTTGGATGTTGGTCAGAATGTACTTGAAGTTGGAACTGGTTCTGGATACCATGCAGCAGTAGTTTCTGAAATAGTTGGAGAATCTGGAAACGTTACAACAATAGAAAGAATACCTGAACTTTTCGAAAAATCAAAACAAGTACTTTTAGAACTTGGATACGAAAACGTTGAAGTGGTTTTAGGGGATGGTACAAAAGGATATCTGGAAAATTCACCATATGATCGGATATATGTCACTGCATCGGGTCCAGATGTTCCAAAAGCTCTTTTTGAACAGTTAAACGATGGTGGAATTATACTCGCACCTGTTGGAAGCCATTTTCAGACTTTAATGAGATACAAGAAAATACATGGTAAAATATTTGAAGAAAAACTTTTAGAAGTTGCATTTGTTCCATTAATTGGTGAAAATGGCTTTTAA
- a CDS encoding zinc dependent phospholipase C family protein, translating into MPNLYSHLVLSKIFLEKEFAENSFDLNNFYLGACVPDIGYFSDVERKITHFYDSAPEKFFENNTGSEKSFLKGYKLHLYLDNIWKYEIRLKNNISIEENALIYNYFDAFLKNKFNIELESFKNFVLNGNCDFLKKLNIDRSTCKNWKKNSFYNISEFEFNGKYQKIVDEYLKILKIC; encoded by the coding sequence ATGCCAAATTTATACTCCCATCTTGTTTTATCAAAAATATTTCTTGAGAAGGAATTTGCTGAAAATAGTTTTGATTTAAATAATTTCTACTTGGGGGCCTGTGTACCCGATATTGGGTATTTTTCAGATGTTGAACGAAAAATTACCCATTTTTACGATTCTGCTCCGGAAAAATTTTTTGAAAATAATACGGGTTCTGAAAAATCGTTTTTAAAAGGGTATAAACTTCATTTGTATTTAGATAATATCTGGAAATATGAAATAAGGCTTAAAAATAATATTTCGATTGAAGAAAATGCCTTAATCTACAATTATTTTGATGCGTTTTTGAAAAATAAGTTCAACATTGAATTAGAATCTTTTAAAAACTTTGTTTTAAACGGAAACTGCGATTTTCTAAAAAAATTAAATATTGATAGGAGTACGTGTAAAAACTGGAAAAAAAATTCATTTTATAATATTTCTGAGTTTGAATTTAATGGAAAATATCAAAAAATAGTTGATGAATACTTAAAAATTTTAAAAATTTGTTAA
- a CDS encoding CD3073 family putative ECF transporter S component: MNKKVLYMTTIPVGIAINAIGGQIATFLNLPIFLDSIGTVLSGFLLGPVGGALVGLFTNILLGFILDPSYIPFSLVNIVIGIVSGFAAMKGGITLKNSIIVGLVLAILAPMVGTPIAVYLYGGLVGGGVDLLTAVFLHSGQDIFSSAFLARVPANLVDKLLSCVLVYYIIKPFPKDILSELGVKIN; the protein is encoded by the coding sequence ATGAACAAAAAAGTACTTTACATGACAACAATTCCCGTTGGAATCGCAATCAATGCGATCGGTGGCCAAATTGCAACTTTTTTAAATTTGCCTATCTTTTTGGATAGCATTGGAACAGTATTGAGCGGTTTTTTGTTAGGCCCTGTTGGTGGAGCTTTGGTGGGTCTTTTTACAAATATTTTACTTGGATTTATACTCGACCCATCATACATTCCGTTTTCGCTAGTAAATATTGTAATTGGAATTGTTTCAGGGTTTGCTGCAATGAAAGGGGGAATAACCCTTAAAAATTCAATAATTGTGGGTCTTGTACTTGCAATACTTGCACCAATGGTTGGAACACCAATCGCAGTTTACCTATACGGCGGACTTGTTGGCGGAGGTGTTGACCTATTAACTGCGGTATTTTTACATTCTGGCCAGGATATTTTTTCATCAGCATTTTTAGCCAGAGTTCCAGCGAATTTGGTGGATAAACTCCTGTCGTGCGTGCTTGTTTACTACATAATAAAACCATTCCCAAAAGACATACTTTCAGAATTAGGGGTAAAAATAAACTAG
- a CDS encoding alkaline phosphatase family protein, whose product MRTLLVLLDGLGDRPSCILNDKTPLEYAKTPNLDAFAKKSITGLMTPYKRGVPLGTEVAHFLLWGYSLSEFPGRGVIEALGEDIEPKDNAIYLRATFGYVERKNGFFVKDRRTKNVSTKEIKRLIESLPKKIENYEFKLHYSFDTHCILEITSPNYEISDKISDSDPFYRERHVLKIKPLNNLLKSLEFENAKKTANILNEYLLKCNEILENHPLNIEREENGLQLANFLLTKWAGQKTEIDSFKDRWGMNAAIIAKSSVFKGLSKLLKMDYYPEGDFQKAFLKGIELKNYDFVHIHTKEPDEAAHTKNPANKVEVIEKIDKCLEKINKLNEELIIVTSDHSTPSVGTLIHSGEEVPIAVFKNGIITDSNKYFNEKECSKGYIKIESKDLMNLILLYTNKAALYDTRIGNKFLRYIPDDDSIEHLR is encoded by the coding sequence ATGAGAACTTTGCTTGTATTATTAGATGGGCTTGGAGATAGGCCTTCTTGTATTTTAAACGATAAAACTCCACTCGAATATGCAAAAACTCCAAACTTAGATGCTTTTGCGAAAAAAAGCATAACTGGGTTGATGACACCATATAAAAGGGGCGTACCGCTTGGAACGGAAGTTGCCCATTTTTTACTATGGGGATACAGTTTATCAGAATTTCCTGGAAGGGGCGTTATTGAAGCTTTAGGCGAAGATATTGAACCTAAAGATAATGCCATTTATCTAAGGGCTACTTTTGGGTACGTGGAAAGAAAAAATGGATTTTTTGTAAAAGACAGGCGCACTAAAAATGTTTCAACCAAAGAAATAAAACGCCTTATAGAGTCCCTTCCAAAAAAAATTGAAAATTATGAATTTAAATTACATTATTCATTTGATACACACTGTATTTTAGAAATAACTTCTCCAAATTATGAAATATCTGATAAAATATCCGATAGCGATCCATTTTATCGAGAAAGGCATGTTTTGAAAATAAAACCACTTAATAATCTACTAAAATCGTTAGAATTTGAAAATGCAAAAAAAACTGCCAACATATTGAACGAATATCTTTTAAAATGTAACGAAATTTTGGAAAACCACCCCCTAAATATTGAACGAGAAGAAAATGGACTTCAACTTGCAAATTTCTTACTTACAAAGTGGGCAGGTCAAAAAACTGAAATTGACTCATTTAAAGATAGGTGGGGTATGAATGCTGCCATAATTGCAAAAAGTAGCGTTTTTAAGGGCCTGTCAAAATTGCTGAAAATGGATTACTATCCTGAAGGAGATTTTCAAAAAGCATTTTTAAAAGGAATTGAATTAAAAAATTACGATTTTGTACACATCCATACCAAAGAACCCGATGAAGCAGCACATACTAAAAATCCAGCTAATAAAGTTGAAGTTATTGAAAAAATAGATAAATGTCTTGAAAAGATAAATAAATTAAACGAAGAGTTAATAATTGTTACGTCTGACCATTCTACGCCCTCTGTTGGAACATTAATCCATTCTGGAGAAGAAGTTCCGATTGCAGTATTTAAAAATGGAATTATAACTGATTCAAATAAATATTTTAACGAAAAAGAATGCTCAAAAGGATATATAAAGATCGAATCAAAAGATTTGATGAATTTAATACTGCTTTACACAAACAAAGCGGCATTATATGATACAAGAATTGGAAATAAATTTTTAAGATATATTCCAGACGATGATTCGATTGAACATTTGAGATAG
- a CDS encoding iron ABC transporter permease, whose translation MKELFKKEMLQKIYPKILENGFYILANAFLLLFIMYPVLIVFMQSVYGSNGFTLEFYSKFISDSYYFGILKNSVVVACFSTVISLALGFIFSIIIFKTDFKFKNFFKIAVFLPIITPGFISSLAYVFLFGRHGAITYGLLGLEPSIYGWKSVVIMQSIDYTTTAFFIISAVLLGISGEFEDAARNLGSNEFQVFKKVTLPLLIPGILSAGLLIFMQSMADFGTPIIVGGNFNTLATASYFEIIGRYNTQMASTLSVILLFPSLALFYLYSKYHKGYGLKNSRLTKYSLSNMQKVILGLPAVFFSIIAYLLFFAVFVASFTKSFGHNYTLTLDYFFEAISAGELAIKNTLLYSLSSSILVAFLGVAYAYVVYRGKFFGRKLMDLIITLPFAIPGTFMGLGYLLAFNNYPLLLTGTSSIIILNCMVRKLPFSFKTGNSVLSQIEESVEEASLNLGANRLKTFYKVVLPLLKPAIIFSMIYTFIATIKSLGSIIFLMTANTKVLSAMVFESTINRQLGVGACYSLFMAILSIIGILGILRLKGDKQWF comes from the coding sequence ATGAAAGAACTTTTTAAAAAAGAAATGCTACAAAAAATTTACCCAAAAATCCTTGAAAATGGTTTTTATATACTTGCAAATGCTTTTTTATTGTTATTCATAATGTACCCAGTACTTATTGTATTTATGCAGTCAGTTTACGGTTCAAACGGTTTTACACTCGAATTTTATTCTAAATTTATTTCAGATTCGTACTATTTTGGCATTTTAAAAAACAGTGTCGTTGTAGCATGTTTTTCAACAGTAATTTCTCTCGCATTGGGTTTTATTTTTTCAATAATAATTTTTAAAACAGATTTTAAGTTTAAAAATTTTTTTAAAATTGCAGTTTTTCTACCCATAATTACTCCGGGCTTTATTTCATCACTCGCATATGTTTTTCTTTTTGGACGGCACGGGGCCATCACCTATGGATTACTGGGACTTGAACCAAGTATTTACGGCTGGAAAAGTGTTGTAATAATGCAGTCTATCGACTACACGACAACCGCATTTTTTATAATTTCTGCGGTACTTCTTGGAATTTCTGGAGAATTTGAGGATGCTGCAAGAAATCTCGGTTCAAACGAATTTCAGGTTTTCAAAAAAGTAACGTTACCCCTATTAATTCCCGGAATCTTGAGCGCGGGGCTTTTGATATTTATGCAGTCAATGGCTGATTTTGGAACCCCAATAATCGTCGGCGGAAATTTTAACACCCTTGCAACAGCATCGTATTTTGAGATAATCGGGAGGTATAATACCCAAATGGCATCAACACTCAGTGTGATACTTCTTTTTCCTTCATTGGCCCTTTTTTATTTATATTCAAAATATCACAAGGGTTACGGACTTAAAAACTCTAGATTAACAAAATATTCACTAAGTAATATGCAAAAAGTAATTCTGGGACTTCCAGCGGTATTTTTCTCAATAATTGCATATCTTTTGTTTTTCGCAGTGTTTGTGGCTTCATTTACGAAGAGTTTTGGCCATAATTATACTTTGACGTTAGATTATTTTTTCGAAGCAATCAGCGCAGGAGAGTTGGCGATAAAAAATACGCTTTTATATTCACTATCGTCAAGCATATTGGTGGCATTTTTAGGGGTTGCTTATGCTTATGTCGTATATCGGGGGAAGTTTTTTGGTCGAAAACTGATGGATTTGATAATAACACTTCCATTTGCAATACCTGGAACATTTATGGGTTTGGGATATCTTTTAGCATTTAATAATTATCCGTTGTTACTTACAGGAACGTCTTCAATTATAATTTTAAATTGCATGGTTAGAAAGCTCCCATTCTCATTTAAAACTGGAAATTCGGTACTTTCCCAGATAGAGGAATCTGTTGAAGAAGCATCCCTTAATTTGGGTGCAAATAGGTTAAAGACATTTTACAAAGTAGTACTCCCCTTATTAAAGCCTGCAATAATATTTAGCATGATATATACATTTATTGCAACAATAAAGTCGTTAGGATCCATAATTTTCTTAATGACTGCAAATACAAAAGTTTTATCTGCAATGGTGTTTGAATCCACGATAAATCGGCAACTTGGTGTTGGGGCATGTTATTCACTGTTTATGGCCATACTCTCGATAATTGGAATTCTAGGGATATTGAGATTGAAAGGGGATAAACAATGGTTTTAA